ACGCCACCCATCATTGCTCTTAGTAGGAAATCATCCATGGTTACACTCGCTATGGTCAGCATGTTCGTGCAGGCTATGTGTGTGGTCGTGATGATGGTGGTACATCGCAAGTTGTTTTGCCAATTCATCACCAAACAGTGCTTTAAACTCGGGGTGCGTGCCAAGTGCTTGCGGTGTGCCTTCGCAGCAGACATGGCCATTCAAACAAATGACGCGCGTCGTTTGCGCCATCACGACATATAGGTCATGCGACACCATGAGCACCGCGCAACCATGATTGCTGCTGAGTGTTGCGATAAGCTGATACAGCTCGCCCTGCCCCGCTACGTCGACACCTGCTGTTGGTTCATCCAGCACAAGTAATTGCGGCTTACGCAAGATTGCACGCGCCAATAATACGCGGCGCATTTCGCCACCGCTTAATGCGCTGAGTGGCTGGTTTAATGTATAAGCAACGCCGACTTCATGGCAGGCTTCAGCGATTCCATCGGCATGCGTTAGTTTCAAAAAATCACGCACCGTGATGGGCATCGACAGTGGTGGGCGAAACTGCTGCGGAATGTAGCCAATCGTCAAGCCATTGGCGCGGGTGATGGTTCCGCTATCGGGCTGCTCAAGCCCGATCAATTGCTTAAGCAGGGTTGTTTTACCCGCACCATTGGGGCCGATAATCGTCACTAGCTCGCGCGGATGAATGGTAAGCGAAACACCACTCAGCACCTCGCGGCCACGGTAATGCTTGCGCAAACCCTGTGCGGACAGTAAAGGTGCATTCGATGAATCGTGTGATTGCATATGGCTGCTTTCTTGCCCTAATTACGCTGACTGCGCAAGCGTCGCAGGCAGCGTGGCAACCGCATGTACTGGTAGTTGCGCCTGTTACTGAGCCAATTATTTCAGAAGTAGTTCGGGGCATTGGCAAGACATCTACCCTGCTGAATGTTGGGCAGAGCCTACATCACAAAGGCTTTACGCCTGGCCAGATTACGCGCCTCAATGCAGCAGAAGTGATTGTGGCAATTGATAAAAATATTGCCCCTGCTCTTACCAAGCTTCTCACAGAACGCGCCAAAAAGGGCGCGAGCGTTATTTATTTGAGCGAGCTTGATGGTGCAGAGCCATTAGCCTATCGCGCTGAAAATCCGTTTCTGAGTGCGGGTGAAGTCGATGCGCACCATGAAGAGCATGAAGGGGAAGAGCATCATCATCACCACCATCACAAAAAAACGAACGACCCTCACCTCTGGCTTGATCCACTGAGGATTGCGAATTTGCTTCCAGCACTCACCGATAAGCTGGGCGATTATTGGCCAGAGCAGCGTGCGAATTTTGCGCATAATGCAACGCGCTATGCACTACACCTGCGCGCAGAAGTGCAACCAGGTATTAGCAACATCATTGCCGCAGCGAAGCAACGTCAGTCGGACAGCTCTAAGGCCGTTCCCGTGATGACTTATCACGATGCGTACCAGTATTTTCAGAAGCGTTATGGGCTTGAGGCAGGTTATATCACGCAACGCCCAGAAGAGTATCAGGGTGCTAAAACCATGAAGCAGCTTCTTGAGAAAGCCAACAAAACACATGTACGCTGTATCTTCAGCGAAACCAGCAATCACCATGTGAAGCGTATTGCTGAGCTGTCGCAGGCGGATGTTGTCACGCTCAACCCCGAACGCCCTTACACCTCTAATGAGGTTCCGTTTACGGCGTGGGCAAGCAACGGCTATGAGCGGATGTTGCTGATGGTGGCGAAAGCCTACGCGCGCTGTCTATAAGAACCACGATCTGATAAAGTGCAGGCGTGGGTTGTCTTGAAGTTTTTCCCACCATTGCTCATGATCACCCAACAGGGTGATCCCAAAGGCGACCGCGATCGACAAAATAAGCGCTAATGCAATCATCAACCCTAGAAGGTAGTACATGGGCGACGCAATGGTTGGTACCATGCTCAAATAATTAATGCCGTAATGAAACCCAAATGATGCCGAGATCAAAACACTCACTATGGTGATTTTGGTGCGCGCCATACCTACCACAAGGCCAAAGCACAAAATGCCACCAAGGATAAATTGCAGCAGCGCTGGGTATTGCGAGACTTCTAGCGAGAGCGCAGCGCCAATCAACACCATGACCAAGAAACCAAGTGGCATGACTACCATGCCCTCTTTCGGCAGAATGGACGACCAAACCCCCAGTAACAACAACAGCAACAGTTTGGGGATATGATCAAGCGGCGCGGTAAAGCCCGAACTCAGGCCCGCACTTGCCGCACCCGTGGGCTGCACCACCAGAAATGGAAAGGCGCCTAGCAGGAATACGGCCACCATGAATAAAATAAAGCGCTTACTCGACATGGGTTTGTTATAGTACGAATTGACCTTCACTGCGACTTCAAAAAGAATGGATCTATGCGAAATCTGTTAAAATCTATCGCCATCGTGCTTTGCGTTACGCAATATGCACAGGCTGCGCCCCGCGAATTGAGCAATCTGACCATCATCGCGGACCCTTCCTTGATACTGCCGCTCAGCGAGCTGGTGCGTGATTACAGTGTTCAAAAACGTGTCGCCATAACACTTGTCTCAAGCGAGGAAAAGGATCCCGAAACACTGATTGGCGAAGGTATGGAAGCCCATGTACTGATTAGCGCGGATACCGAGCTGACAACGCAATTGCAATTGCGCGGTCAGGTGGATGTGTTTGCCCAATCACCACTGGTGCGCACAGAGTTGGTCATGGCGCGCCGTAAGGAAGATAGCGGCAGCCTGCGTGGGCAATGGACATTGGCGAATCTCTTTCTCAATCAAGGCAGCGCCATTCCGATTTTGTTACTGAACCCTGCACACTATATTGAAGGATCACGTAGCATTGCTGCACTCAACGCCAGCGAGGCATCGCTCGAAAGCCGTGTGATGCTGGATAAAAAATCCGAATTGATTTCTCGCCTCAAGAATGAGGAAAGCGCCGGTATTCTGCTAGGGCCTGACGTTCTGCTCGACCCAGAATTAACCGTGGTTTCGGTGATTCCTGAAACACAGTATGAGCCTATCGTTTTCATGGCGCTAACGTTGGCGAGTGAATCCATGCCGAAAGCGCGCCAACTCGTAAAGTTCCTGCAAAGTGATGCAGCAGCCTCAACCTTCGCACATTATGGCTTTAAGCCTGCTGCTTCAGAGTAACAAGCGGCCAGCGCGCCTTAGGTTCCGTATCTAACCTGTCGAATTTACCAAGCGCGTAACGCTCCACCCCTGCCCATGCGACCATGACAGCATTGTCCGTGCATAGCGCCATAGGCGGTACGTGAAGTGCCACATTATGGGGAGCGAGTGTTTTGGCAATTTGCCCGCGTAAATACTGATTTGCAGCGACTCCGCCCGCGACCACCAACCCCTTTACGTGAGGCATCATAGCGAGAGCATTGCTGAGTCTGTCATGCAATACACTAGCAACGGTCTGTTGGAAGGATGCAGCCATATTCGCAATAAATACCGCATCGCGATTATCTGCTGCCTCAATCGCTAAACGTACGGCAGTCTTGAGGCCAGAAAAGGAGAAGTCGCAACCATTCGTGCCCAACATAGGACGAGGCAGGCTTATGATTGGCTTGCCGTTGAGCGCGGCTTGCTCAAGCGCAGGGCCACCTGGATAGGGCAGTCCCAACATTTTTGCGCATTTGTCGAAGGCTTCGCCTAACGCATCGTCACGCGTCGCGCCAAGTTGTTCGTAATCTCCCACCCCCTTTACCAATAAAATCTGGCAATGGCCGCCCGATACAAGCAGCAGCCCATAAGGGAATTCGACCTCTTCGCTCAAGCGCGCCGTTAGGGCATGCGCCTCGAGGTGATTAATAGCGATGAAGGGTTTACCCGTTGCTGCCGCAATCGCTTTGCCCACCATAGCGCCAACAATCACACCACCAATAAGTCCTGGGCCAGTGGTTGCTGCAACGGCGTCAATATCATGCAGTGACAGGTTTGCATCCGCGCAGGCTTTAACAACCAGCGCGTCTATATGTGCCAAATGCGCGCGTGCGGCAATTTCTGGCACAACGCCACCATAGGCTGCGTGTTCGTCATATTGTGAGGCTAGCGCGTGCGACAGTACGGTTTTATCGGAGCGCACGAGTGCCACGGCGGTTTCGTCGCAGCTTGATTCAATGCCTAATACCGTAAAAACCTTGTTCATTCGCCCTCAATGCGATAGCTCATATTTCATGAAACTTCGTATCGGAACCCGTGCCAGCAAGCTGGCGATGACGCAAGCAGAAAAACTGCGCGATACGTTGTTACGCGCCAATCCAGCGCTTGAAATTACCCTGCACCCCATGACAACGGCGGGTGATAAGGACCTTCAAGCCAAGCTGACGGATTGGGGCTTTAAGGGCCTTTTCACCAAAGAATTGGAAGATGGGCTGCTTACGGGCGATATTGATATCGCCGTGCATTCGATGAAAGATATGCCAAGTATTTTGCCTGACGGACTGATTATCGGCAACGTGCTTGAGCGCGACGACCCGCGTGATGCGTGGATTAGCAGCAAGTATGCTTCTCTTGCCGAAATGCCTAATCACGCTGTCGTGGGCAGCTCATCGATTCGTCGTATTGCGCAACTCAAAATTCACTACCCACATTTGAAGGTGGTTGAGTTTCGCGGCAATGTGCAAACGCGCCTTCAGAAGCTTGATGACGGAGTGGCGGATGGTACTTTCCTCGCCTGCGCAGGGCTGGACCGCATGAGTATGGGCGAGCATATACGCGAGCGCATCGCACCAGAAATCATGTTGCCTGCGGCGGCACAGGGCATCATTGCTACGGAATGTCGCGCTGATAATAGGGTGGTGCGTGAGTGTTTGGCGCAGATTAATCACGCAGAAACCATGACGCGCGCTACCTGCGAACGTGCGATGCTGCTAACGCTTGATGGTTCGTGCCGAACTGCGATTGCGGGGCTCTCAACGATCGAAGGCGGCACGATTCATTTGCGTGCACAAGTGCTTGCCGAGGACGGCTCGGAGCAACATAGCTACCATAGCGAAGCTGCATTGAGCGATGCAGAAGCATTAGGCAACCATGTCGGCGAAGTTCTTGCACAGCGCGCAGGACATTTATTGAAAAGGAACATTGTATGACTATTTGGCTCACCCGCCCACGCGATCAAAGTGAAGCATTTGCAAAGCAACTTGGACGGCCATGCATCATCGCGCCTGTCACGCACATCGTTTATCGTAAGCCTAAACTTGAGGGCGCATACGACGCCGTGATAACCACTAGCCCGCACGGTGCAATTGGTATCAGTGACTATCACGATTTGCCACTCTACACCGTGGGCGAAGCCAGTGCTGAAGCAGCGCGCTCGCAAGGCTTCAAGCTCGCATTGCCCATTGCCCAAGATGCCGCAACTCTAGCCGCAATGGTCGTGGTGGGACATAACTCGCCTAGCAAATTTCTTTATTTATCGGGCGATGAAACGCGGATTGATATAAAGAAGCTTATCGAAAGCCAAGGCCATAGCGTGACGCAAGTGGTGACGTATGAAGCGATTGCCGAAACACAGCTTCCCCAAGATGTGACAACGCATTGGAAGGACATTTCAGGCGTACTATTCATGTCGGTGGGCGCCGTGAAAGCTGCACAGGCACTTATCACGCAAGACGTATCGCACATACATGCTTTCTGTATTAGCGCGACAGTGGCTGCTGCCGCAGGCAGCTTGCCGTGGAAAGCCATTCACGTGAGTGCCAGCCCTACGCAGCAATCATTGATTGACTGCATCAATACGACTATAAAGGCGTAATGCTTAACAAAAACCAGTTAGCGTGGTCGATAGCAACGGCAGCATTACTTGCTGCGGCGGGGCTTGGTGGTGCGCTATATCGCACCCATGAAACCAGCAAAAAGCAGCACGAGCTGATTCATTATTTGCGCAGCGAACAAACAAAACTTGGCTCTTTGAGCGAAGAAGAAACCGAGAAGCACAACGACACTATCGCCGAACTTGAGGAAGCACTGCGTAGCGCGCAGGCAGCACAGCGCAGCCTTACCGAACAGTTATTTAACAGCGAGGAGGATGTGAAATTCCTGCTCGAAGAATTAGAGGCGGCAGAACAAAGAATTGAAACGGCAGCGCCCACCCCCACCTCTACCACAGCGCCACAGATCGCTTACTTAGCGCTGCGCAAAGCGGTGATTAGGGGCAAGTCGTATCATGATGAGTGGAAAGCCTTAGAGCCACAACTTACACAAGTGGATGCGGCAATAAAAGTCACTCTAAGTGAGCATGTGGACGGTATTAAATCACGTGCGGTATTGGTGCGAGAGCTTGAAGAAATCTATGCGACAGCTTCCCCGCAGGAAGACACGCTACCGTGGCTGAACCGCTTGCGTGATGTCATCACCGTTCGCAAACTTGACCATCGCCCCCTCACCCGCGCGGTTGAGCGTGGCGATATTGATGTGGCGGCAAAACATTTGCGCGACGAAGCATCTGATGATTTTGCAGATTGGCTCACCGATTACGATACGCGACGCAGCGTGCTGAAAGCACTGGATGCACTTGAAGCAGAATTGGTGGCCGCACATGGCTAAATTCATTGTATTCCTATTGCTGCTGATTCCGCTTAGTACCGGCGCGATGTGGTTGATGGACCACCCAGGCTTTATGACTGTTGAGTGGTTTGGTTATGAAATTCGTATGGCAATGGCGTTGGTGATTATCGCGCTGGTCATTCTGATTATGCTCACCACGTGGCTTGGCCTGCTCTTCTGGCAACTATTTCATTGGCCCGAGAAGCGCCGCTTGCGCAAGGCACTCACCCGTCAAGAAAAGGGGCTGCAACATCTTACCCGCTCAGTCACTGCCCTAGCATTGCAAGATTCGCAGGCCGCAGAGCGTTCATTGCAGCAGGCGGTGAAGCTTCTACCGAACAGCGCGCTGCCACGCCTACTTTCGGCGCAACTTGCTGCCTCGCAAGGTCATAGTGATAAATCGGCTGAACATTTGCGCTTCCTGCTCGCGGATAAGGATACGTCGTTATTTGCGACGCGCCGCCTGATTGACCAGCATATGCAGCAGAAAAAATACGAAGAGGCATTGGTGCTAGCTCTGCAAGCACATCAGGACCAGCCACGCGACCATCACACGAATCTGGTGCTGGTGGATCTGTATTTCCATTGTAATCGGCTGGACGCGATTATTGCGTTGGCTACATCTACCAAGCTGCATCACGGCCTGTCACGTGGTGAGCGTAACCGCTTTGCGGCGATTGCGTATTATCTACGAGCTATCAAAGAGACAGACCCGCTTGCACGCTTGCGAGCTCTGAAGCACGCAACCAACTATGCGCCAGAATTTCTGCCTGCCGTTATTTTGTTAGCTCAGCATTATGCGGAACAAGGGCAATCGCGCGATACGTTCAAACTATTGCGTCGTGCGTGGGCGCGCGCACCACACACTGCTGTGCTACAGCAACTGCTGGTGTATCTTGCGCCCCTGCCTGCTAAGCGCCAACGACGCATCGCGGCGATGCTGGCCACGAAAGCAAAAGGCTCGGCAGAAGCTGCGCTGCTTGAAGCTACCATTGCGCAGAAGCAAGAGCGCTACGAAGACGCTGCTAAGGTGTTGCAAGCCGCGATTGAGCATCATGACCGCAAGCCACTCTACAGCGCGATGGCAGAAGTGGCCGTGAAGCTGAGTGGCCAAGCGGCTGATGCAAGCCCATGGTTCAAGCGCGCGATGGATGCACCGAACGAACCGCGTTGGCATTGCGCAAGCTGCGGCACTTCGCAAAATCATTGGGAATTACATTGCGCAAGCTGTGTTGTGTTGGATAGCAGCGTGTGGGGCCAGCCCGAAGTGACGCGCAGTGAAATTCAGGTGTGCGCCTAGCGCTTATCTGCCTACTTCCGCATTGGGTATATATTGCGACTCGTTGCACTCAAATGGCGACATGCCAGGTGTACACGTCGTTGGATTGAGCGCTGGTGGTGGCGCATTGGTTTCGTCGACACGAATTTCCTGCTGATTCGTTGGGTAGGCCATTAAATCATCGCTACTCACACCACTATAGGGAGCCGCATTCATCGAGCTTGGTGGCGCGTTAGGCGGCGTAATCTGTGTTTGTGCGGTGCTGATACCCATCGAGCCACCACCCTTTTGGATATAGGAAATCGATTCCCCGTCCTGATAGCCAACGAGTTTAGATGTCATATGGGTTTGTGGCGTGTCGTAGCAGGAAATGTCGCTTTGCATTTGGTAGCAATAGCGCGTTTGTGGCGCTTGCTTGGGCTTGGTTGGCCTGAAGGTAAAGACCTCCCGCCATGCACCGACCGTATCTTCTTTCACTTGGTTGGCTACACGCGCTGCTGTGTCCGAGCTGTTATGCGCCTCTTCACAGCCAGCAAGCAGAGTCACTAAAAATGCCATTGCCAAAAAGCGCATTGGATTACCTTTCCTGCGTTACATAACTACATATAAGCATGTATCGTGCCATTCTCAATAGCTTGCAGAGAGAGATTTTTTTCTCTACATCGGTTTTATGAAGCAAACCCCTCTTCTTACTGCATTTTTTATTCTATCTGCCGCATCCTTCGCATGGGCAAATTC
This sequence is a window from Alphaproteobacteria bacterium. Protein-coding genes within it:
- a CDS encoding substrate-binding domain-containing protein — encoded protein: MRNLLKSIAIVLCVTQYAQAAPRELSNLTIIADPSLILPLSELVRDYSVQKRVAITLVSSEEKDPETLIGEGMEAHVLISADTELTTQLQLRGQVDVFAQSPLVRTELVMARRKEDSGSLRGQWTLANLFLNQGSAIPILLLNPAHYIEGSRSIAALNASEASLESRVMLDKKSELISRLKNEESAGILLGPDVLLDPELTVVSVIPETQYEPIVFMALTLASESMPKARQLVKFLQSDAAASTFAHYGFKPAASE
- a CDS encoding HupE/UreJ family protein, which translates into the protein MSSKRFILFMVAVFLLGAFPFLVVQPTGAASAGLSSGFTAPLDHIPKLLLLLLLGVWSSILPKEGMVVMPLGFLVMVLIGAALSLEVSQYPALLQFILGGILCFGLVVGMARTKITIVSVLISASFGFHYGINYLSMVPTIASPMYYLLGLMIALALILSIAVAFGITLLGDHEQWWEKLQDNPRLHFIRSWFL
- a CDS encoding zinc ABC transporter substrate-binding protein gives rise to the protein MNRVIAYGCFLALITLTAQASQAAWQPHVLVVAPVTEPIISEVVRGIGKTSTLLNVGQSLHHKGFTPGQITRLNAAEVIVAIDKNIAPALTKLLTERAKKGASVIYLSELDGAEPLAYRAENPFLSAGEVDAHHEEHEGEEHHHHHHHKKTNDPHLWLDPLRIANLLPALTDKLGDYWPEQRANFAHNATRYALHLRAEVQPGISNIIAAAKQRQSDSSKAVPVMTYHDAYQYFQKRYGLEAGYITQRPEEYQGAKTMKQLLEKANKTHVRCIFSETSNHHVKRIAELSQADVVTLNPERPYTSNEVPFTAWASNGYERMLLMVAKAYARCL
- a CDS encoding metal ABC transporter ATP-binding protein, with the protein product MQSHDSSNAPLLSAQGLRKHYRGREVLSGVSLTIHPRELVTIIGPNGAGKTTLLKQLIGLEQPDSGTITRANGLTIGYIPQQFRPPLSMPITVRDFLKLTHADGIAEACHEVGVAYTLNQPLSALSGGEMRRVLLARAILRKPQLLVLDEPTAGVDVAGQGELYQLIATLSSNHGCAVLMVSHDLYVVMAQTTRVICLNGHVCCEGTPQALGTHPEFKALFGDELAKQLAMYHHHHDHTHSLHEHADHSECNHG
- the tsaD gene encoding tRNA (adenosine(37)-N6)-threonylcarbamoyltransferase complex transferase subunit TsaD; the protein is MNKVFTVLGIESSCDETAVALVRSDKTVLSHALASQYDEHAAYGGVVPEIAARAHLAHIDALVVKACADANLSLHDIDAVAATTGPGLIGGVIVGAMVGKAIAAATGKPFIAINHLEAHALTARLSEEVEFPYGLLLVSGGHCQILLVKGVGDYEQLGATRDDALGEAFDKCAKMLGLPYPGGPALEQAALNGKPIISLPRPMLGTNGCDFSFSGLKTAVRLAIEAADNRDAVFIANMAASFQQTVASVLHDRLSNALAMMPHVKGLVVAGGVAANQYLRGQIAKTLAPHNVALHVPPMALCTDNAVMVAWAGVERYALGKFDRLDTEPKARWPLVTLKQQA
- the hemC gene encoding hydroxymethylbilane synthase, with protein sequence MKLRIGTRASKLAMTQAEKLRDTLLRANPALEITLHPMTTAGDKDLQAKLTDWGFKGLFTKELEDGLLTGDIDIAVHSMKDMPSILPDGLIIGNVLERDDPRDAWISSKYASLAEMPNHAVVGSSSIRRIAQLKIHYPHLKVVEFRGNVQTRLQKLDDGVADGTFLACAGLDRMSMGEHIRERIAPEIMLPAAAQGIIATECRADNRVVRECLAQINHAETMTRATCERAMLLTLDGSCRTAIAGLSTIEGGTIHLRAQVLAEDGSEQHSYHSEAALSDAEALGNHVGEVLAQRAGHLLKRNIV
- a CDS encoding uroporphyrinogen-III synthase, encoding MTIWLTRPRDQSEAFAKQLGRPCIIAPVTHIVYRKPKLEGAYDAVITTSPHGAIGISDYHDLPLYTVGEASAEAARSQGFKLALPIAQDAATLAAMVVVGHNSPSKFLYLSGDETRIDIKKLIESQGHSVTQVVTYEAIAETQLPQDVTTHWKDISGVLFMSVGAVKAAQALITQDVSHIHAFCISATVAAAAGSLPWKAIHVSASPTQQSLIDCINTTIKA